One Candidatus Kapaibacterium sp. genomic window carries:
- a CDS encoding AAA family ATPase encodes MNIENIRQFIKEKAEQFGAKTDNEFNKPYVERNNTGHEALKDNGAYFGFIHPEEEASGPFHDFSLTIFPNDQDQPWLVCLGIGSSGFKNDYELATYPGLRRLFSKLINEKGFCKSDFSDIETSLPKSITGSLDLEHIKNTIKTYTKVLPACQIVDDPESEEGKKTIAAFVAGYAKLRDWSSNKDHRRAISEALEPFVKADAIDEAEEIKNLLNERKYIVLQGPPGTGKTRTAKEVAEKIKAKTFFTQFHAETSFSDFIFGIRPDLNNKELSYKENLGSFTEALKYAKEHENEKVLLIIDEINRANLSNVLGPIFYLFEHKMDKSNVEIEISPGFKINKLPNNFTVIATMNTADRSLAVVDFALRRRFAWYTLKPKAIISKQFFKVDFTRIQEIFEWYASSSELSLQPGQGYFIADSEEEMTNRIKYEIFPLIKEYLQEGLIRNTKEEFNNYFATRINKSLFE; translated from the coding sequence ATGAACATAGAGAATATTAGACAATTCATCAAAGAGAAAGCGGAACAGTTCGGTGCCAAGACTGACAACGAATTTAATAAACCTTATGTTGAACGAAACAACACTGGACATGAAGCTTTAAAAGACAATGGAGCATATTTTGGTTTTATTCATCCAGAAGAAGAAGCTTCGGGACCGTTCCACGACTTTTCATTAACTATATTTCCAAACGACCAAGATCAACCTTGGTTAGTTTGTTTGGGTATTGGTTCTAGTGGTTTTAAAAATGATTATGAGCTTGCAACCTATCCCGGACTAAGACGACTATTTTCTAAACTTATTAATGAAAAAGGATTTTGTAAATCGGACTTTTCTGACATAGAAACAAGTTTGCCAAAGTCCATCACTGGCAGCCTAGATTTAGAACACATAAAAAACACAATAAAGACTTACACAAAAGTTTTACCAGCTTGCCAAATTGTTGATGACCCTGAAAGCGAAGAAGGCAAGAAAACAATTGCAGCATTTGTAGCAGGTTATGCAAAACTTAGAGACTGGTCATCAAACAAAGACCACCGAAGGGCTATATCAGAAGCTTTGGAACCTTTCGTTAAGGCAGATGCAATTGATGAAGCAGAAGAAATAAAAAATCTTTTGAACGAAAGAAAATATATTGTACTTCAAGGACCTCCTGGGACTGGGAAAACAAGAACAGCAAAAGAAGTTGCAGAAAAAATTAAAGCAAAAACATTTTTCACCCAGTTCCACGCGGAGACTAGTTTTTCAGATTTTATTTTTGGTATTCGCCCAGATTTAAACAATAAAGAACTTAGCTACAAAGAAAATTTGGGAAGTTTTACCGAGGCTTTGAAGTATGCGAAAGAACACGAGAATGAAAAAGTTCTTTTGATAATTGACGAAATAAACAGAGCAAATCTTTCGAATGTTTTAGGACCCATTTTCTATTTGTTTGAACACAAAATGGACAAATCAAATGTTGAAATTGAAATTTCTCCTGGTTTCAAGATTAACAAACTCCCGAATAACTTTACTGTAATCGCTACAATGAACACTGCTGATAGAAGCTTGGCGGTTGTTGACTTTGCGTTACGTAGACGATTTGCTTGGTATACATTAAAACCTAAGGCCATTATTTCAAAACAATTCTTCAAAGTTGATTTTACAAGAATTCAAGAAATATTTGAATGGTACGCTTCAAGTAGTGAATTGTCATTGCAACCGGGCCAAGGTTACTTTATTGCAGACAGCGAAGAGGAAATGACAAACCGTATCAAGTACGAAATATTCCCATTGATAAAAGAATATTTACAAGAAGGGTTGATTAGAAATACCAAAGAAGAATTTAATAATTATTTCGCTACTCGAATAAACAAATCACTTTTTGAATGA
- a CDS encoding Fic family protein codes for MSKEKISIRFFDDREVRAVWDEENAKWWFSVLDIVAVLTDQDDYTKTRNYWKYLKAKLKKENSQVVSVTTQLKFLAPDGKERLADMMDYQGIIALGKTFPGTKANRFIEWFTFSDESIDGKSKTKAYALFESSFIDGIEVGTAKGLQQIHAYLFGGLYDFAGQIRQKNISKGGFQFAISRFLGETLQRIDAMPETTFDEILEKYVEMNIAHPFMEGNGRSARIWLDLLLKKRLKKCVDWSKITKNDYMNAMKHSPTNNSLLKKLLNNALTTKINDREMFMKGIDYSYYYEENE; via the coding sequence ATGAGTAAGGAAAAAATTTCCATACGATTTTTTGATGACCGCGAGGTGCGAGCCGTGTGGGATGAAGAAAACGCCAAGTGGTGGTTTTCGGTGTTGGATATTGTAGCAGTACTTACCGACCAAGACGACTACACCAAAACCCGTAACTATTGGAAATATCTTAAAGCTAAATTAAAGAAAGAAAACAGTCAAGTGGTTAGTGTCACTACCCAGTTGAAATTTCTTGCCCCCGACGGCAAAGAGCGTTTGGCGGATATGATGGATTATCAGGGCATTATTGCTTTGGGCAAAACGTTTCCGGGTACCAAAGCCAACCGATTCATTGAATGGTTTACATTTAGCGACGAAAGCATAGACGGCAAAAGCAAAACAAAAGCATATGCACTCTTTGAAAGTTCATTTATAGACGGCATTGAAGTTGGCACAGCTAAGGGTTTGCAACAAATTCACGCTTATTTGTTTGGTGGCTTGTATGATTTTGCCGGACAAATAAGGCAAAAAAACATTTCAAAAGGTGGCTTTCAATTTGCCATATCACGATTTTTGGGCGAAACATTGCAGCGAATTGATGCAATGCCCGAAACTACTTTTGACGAAATCCTTGAAAAATATGTAGAAATGAATATTGCCCACCCTTTTATGGAAGGTAACGGCAGAAGCGCCCGAATATGGTTAGATTTGCTCCTAAAAAAACGCCTGAAAAAATGTGTAGATTGGAGTAAAATCACAAAAAATGATTACATGAACGCAATGAAGCATAGCCCAACAAACAATAGCCTTCTAAAAAAACTGTTGAACAACGCTTTAACCACCAAAATAAACGACCGCGAAATGTTTATGAAAGGAATTGACTATTCCTATTACTACGAAGAAAATGAGTAA
- a CDS encoding GDP-mannose 4,6-dehydratase, translated as MNREIKNILVTGGAGFIGSNLCHFLVEQKFNVFCLDNFDDFYSEEIKLNNITSLLNNNSFELIRGDIRDGKHLNTIFESNKIGTVIHLAAKAGVRNSIFNPYNYFDINVNGTLVLLEAMKKYGVKNLVFASSSSVYGNKSGKSKETDSCNEQISPYAVSKKTAELLNYSYHVNFKMNIINLRLFSVYGKNQRPDLVIHKFFNQISQNKPIEIYGNGETKRDYTYIDNVVEAFYNSVLYFDNQNQSIYEIINIGNDKPISLLLLLDYIKIAIPIRKIEFVTKEIVKGDVETTHADIEKAKNLLNYKPSVSLEKGIKLFYEWFKTEKI; from the coding sequence ATGAATAGGGAAATAAAAAACATATTAGTTACCGGTGGAGCAGGTTTTATTGGCTCAAATCTTTGTCATTTTTTGGTAGAGCAAAAGTTTAATGTTTTCTGCTTAGACAATTTTGATGATTTCTATTCGGAAGAAATAAAATTGAACAACATCACATCATTGCTAAACAATAATTCTTTTGAATTGATTAGAGGCGATATTCGGGACGGAAAACATTTGAATACAATTTTTGAAAGTAATAAAATTGGAACTGTAATTCATTTAGCTGCCAAAGCAGGTGTTAGAAATTCTATTTTTAATCCGTATAATTATTTTGACATCAATGTAAACGGAACTCTTGTTTTGCTTGAAGCAATGAAAAAGTATGGAGTAAAAAATCTTGTTTTTGCTTCGTCATCATCAGTTTACGGCAACAAAAGCGGAAAATCAAAAGAAACTGATTCTTGCAACGAGCAAATTTCACCCTATGCAGTTTCTAAGAAAACAGCAGAATTGTTGAATTACAGCTATCACGTTAATTTCAAAATGAATATTATCAATTTGAGATTGTTTAGCGTATATGGAAAAAATCAACGACCCGATTTAGTAATTCACAAGTTTTTCAATCAGATTTCGCAAAACAAACCAATAGAGATTTACGGAAATGGAGAAACAAAAAGAGATTACACATACATTGATAATGTGGTAGAAGCGTTTTACAATTCCGTTTTATACTTTGATAATCAAAATCAAAGTATTTATGAAATCATAAACATAGGTAACGATAAACCTATTTCATTGTTATTGCTTTTGGATTATATAAAAATAGCAATTCCAATCAGAAAGATTGAATTTGTAACAAAGGAGATTGTGAAAGGCGATGTGGAAACAACTCACGCAGATATTGAAAAAGCTAAGAACTTACTAAATTATAAACCGTCAGTTTCTCTTGAAAAGGGGATAAAATTGTTTTACGAATGGTTTAAAACAGAGAAAATATGA
- a CDS encoding beta-lactamase family protein: MKNIATVKEEIESNFRQQVQNDKKVKNAYLLVHSEKLGIEINISEGKTGEFQANPKQANHLASVGKLFTATVISMLHDKGLLSFEDKISKYLDTELMSALHVYKGKDFSSDISIKNLLKQTSGLNDVFFLLLKKIMNDPNLEMTVRQALEWGKTNLKPVGKPGQKHFYTDTNYYLLGLIIENITKKSFHEAVHEMIFEPLKMENAYINGYSEPKNKPLYPPANIYLFNTNFIENKRVAKIDYAGGGVVAPLSEYLVFMKALVNGKLVKEATLNKMIYDDIKMGFPAIGFDYGYSVWKPKAIPLLMPEKYFCWGCVGVTGAFMFFHPQTEAYVIGTFNDKSYTSKALRFMLKKVIKPLLEIK, translated from the coding sequence ATGAAAAACATAGCTACAGTCAAGGAGGAAATTGAGTCCAATTTTAGGCAGCAAGTACAAAATGATAAAAAAGTAAAGAATGCTTATCTGCTTGTTCATTCCGAAAAGCTAGGAATTGAAATCAATATTTCGGAAGGTAAGACGGGAGAATTTCAGGCAAATCCGAAGCAAGCCAACCACCTTGCATCCGTAGGCAAACTCTTTACAGCAACTGTCATAAGTATGCTGCACGATAAAGGGCTACTATCTTTTGAGGACAAAATTTCAAAATACCTTGATACAGAACTGATGAGTGCATTGCATGTCTATAAGGGCAAAGACTTCTCGTCTGATATCAGCATCAAAAATTTACTGAAACAAACATCGGGGTTAAATGATGTCTTTTTCCTATTACTTAAAAAGATAATGAACGACCCAAACCTTGAAATGACGGTGAGACAAGCACTGGAATGGGGAAAAACAAACCTTAAACCTGTTGGAAAGCCTGGTCAAAAACATTTTTATACAGATACAAATTATTATTTGCTGGGTTTAATCATCGAAAATATCACCAAAAAATCTTTTCACGAAGCTGTGCATGAAATGATTTTTGAGCCTTTGAAAATGGAGAATGCTTATATTAACGGTTATTCCGAACCAAAAAACAAACCCCTATATCCTCCGGCGAATATCTATCTTTTCAACACCAATTTTATCGAGAATAAAAGAGTGGCAAAGATTGATTATGCAGGAGGAGGCGTAGTGGCACCACTGAGCGAATACCTGGTTTTCATGAAAGCTTTGGTTAACGGCAAATTGGTGAAAGAAGCTACTTTGAATAAAATGATTTATGATGATATTAAAATGGGTTTCCCTGCCATAGGCTTTGATTATGGCTATTCTGTCTGGAAGCCTAAAGCCATTCCGTTGTTAATGCCTGAAAAGTATTTTTGCTGGGGGTGCGTAGGTGTTACCGGCGCCTTTATGTTCTTCCATCCGCAAACTGAAGCATATGTTATAGGTACATTCAATGATAAATCCTATACCTCTAAAGCATTGAGGTTTATGCTAAAGAAAGTTATTAAACCTTTACTGGAAATTAAATAA
- a CDS encoding hybrid sensor histidine kinase/response regulator, whose protein sequence is MKKNLKILLIEDNPGDAMLIEELLLESKRFTFSISIADTLKAGLELVEKDDVDIVLLDLGLPDSQGLEAVEKMVEKVKHLPIVVITGLDDDDTGRKAINMGAQNYIVKGLNNTRLITDSIMHAIERNNILLQLKEKDAEMVRINAQLMETNHAKERLIALISHDLRGPVKTVVSFLKLLVEDYNDFDDEMRKQAMNSCLNSGNIAVELMETLLDWARLQSDEKKIYPKIAMLKTFVDNSMEPIWPMAAQKNITISNLTSDNLSFYADTDMIATVMRNLLTNAVKFTPQNGTVTIKSEKTTNGGVIISVEDTGVGIKEDDINKIFDITAGFTTLGTNNEKGSGFGMILCKEFVEKNNGNIKIESELGKGTKICFELPVMSKQGFNEKN, encoded by the coding sequence ATGAAGAAAAATCTCAAAATTCTATTGATAGAAGACAATCCCGGTGATGCAATGCTGATTGAAGAACTTTTGCTGGAAAGCAAACGATTCACTTTTAGCATTTCTATTGCAGATACATTAAAGGCCGGTCTTGAACTGGTAGAAAAAGATGATGTTGATATTGTTCTGCTGGATCTTGGGTTACCCGACAGCCAGGGGCTGGAAGCTGTAGAAAAAATGGTTGAAAAGGTCAAGCATCTTCCTATTGTGGTTATTACAGGGCTTGACGATGATGACACAGGTCGGAAAGCAATTAATATGGGAGCACAAAACTATATTGTTAAAGGATTAAACAATACCCGTTTAATTACAGATTCAATTATGCATGCAATTGAGCGAAACAATATCCTGCTGCAATTAAAGGAAAAAGATGCGGAGATGGTGAGGATAAACGCCCAATTAATGGAGACCAACCATGCCAAAGAACGTTTAATCGCTTTAATTTCCCACGATTTAAGGGGACCGGTAAAAACTGTTGTTTCTTTTCTTAAATTACTGGTTGAAGATTATAATGATTTTGATGATGAAATGAGAAAGCAGGCAATGAACTCATGCCTAAACAGTGGAAACATTGCGGTGGAATTAATGGAAACACTCCTCGATTGGGCACGCTTGCAATCGGATGAGAAAAAAATATATCCAAAAATAGCAATGCTGAAAACTTTTGTCGATAATTCAATGGAACCTATTTGGCCAATGGCAGCCCAAAAAAATATCACCATCAGCAATCTAACTTCAGATAATCTCTCATTTTATGCCGACACAGATATGATTGCAACGGTTATGCGTAACCTGTTAACCAATGCTGTAAAATTTACACCTCAAAACGGAACTGTCACTATAAAATCAGAAAAAACAACAAATGGAGGAGTGATTATTTCTGTTGAAGATACAGGAGTGGGAATAAAAGAAGATGACATCAATAAAATTTTTGACATCACCGCAGGATTTACCACACTTGGAACTAACAACGAAAAAGGCAGTGGGTTTGGGATGATACTTTGCAAAGAGTTTGTGGAGAAAAATAACGGGAATATCAAAATAGAAAGTGAATTAGGAAAAGGAACAAAAATATGCTTTGAGTTACCGGTAATGAGTAAACAAGGCTTCAATGAAAAAAACTAA
- a CDS encoding response regulator — MNDKKIEELKPIDILLAEDSPGDADLAKEALEESKLKNQLHVVVDGQEALDFLYKKGKYQDVPRPDLILLDLNMPKVDGREVLKIVKEDEDLRSIPIVILTTSRAEEDILKTYNLHANCYISKPLDLDKFIEVVNSIENFWISIVTLPKK, encoded by the coding sequence ATGAATGACAAAAAAATTGAAGAACTAAAACCGATTGACATCCTGCTCGCTGAGGATAGCCCGGGAGATGCGGATTTAGCTAAAGAGGCTCTGGAAGAGAGCAAACTGAAAAACCAGTTGCACGTTGTTGTTGACGGACAGGAAGCTCTGGATTTTCTTTACAAAAAAGGAAAATACCAGGATGTGCCACGTCCTGATTTAATTCTGCTCGATTTGAATATGCCCAAAGTGGACGGGCGTGAAGTGCTGAAAATTGTAAAAGAAGACGAAGATCTAAGAAGCATTCCAATTGTCATCCTCACAACATCGAGAGCGGAGGAGGATATTTTGAAAACTTATAACCTTCATGCGAACTGTTATATCTCCAAACCACTCGACCTCGATAAGTTTATTGAAGTGGTTAACTCCATCGAAAACTTCTGGATAAGCATTGTGACGCTGCCCAAAAAATAA